The Microbacterium sp. KUDC0406 genome includes a window with the following:
- a CDS encoding TetR/AcrR family transcriptional regulator, producing MTTVAPASVLLDERRPKRADAARNFDALVAAGRAAFAEDGSDASLEDIARRAGVGIGTLYRNFPTRDDLIETLYLSEIDALAASAREVSSLEPWQALRAWLDRFITYVGTKHALLEGLNRESSVLTQCRYIMLSAGEPLLTRAQQAGEVDPGVTISDVVKLVSGVAAVASFEDEAQRERVINLAINAIRR from the coding sequence GTGACGACCGTGGCACCGGCATCCGTTCTTCTGGATGAGCGCCGGCCGAAGCGCGCCGACGCGGCGCGCAACTTCGACGCCCTGGTCGCGGCGGGGCGCGCGGCCTTCGCCGAGGACGGATCGGATGCCTCACTCGAGGACATCGCGCGGCGGGCGGGTGTGGGAATCGGCACGCTGTACCGCAACTTCCCGACCCGCGACGACCTGATCGAGACGCTGTACCTCAGCGAGATCGACGCGCTCGCCGCATCCGCTCGTGAAGTGTCCTCGCTCGAGCCGTGGCAGGCGCTGCGCGCCTGGCTCGACCGCTTCATCACGTACGTCGGCACGAAGCACGCGCTGCTGGAGGGCCTGAACCGCGAGTCGTCGGTGCTCACCCAGTGCCGCTACATCATGCTGTCCGCGGGAGAGCCGCTGCTCACGCGCGCGCAGCAGGCCGGTGAGGTCGATCCCGGGGTGACGATCAGCGACGTCGTGAAGCTGGTCTCCGGTGTCGCCGCCGTCGCCTCCTTCGAAGACGAGGCGCAGCGCGAGCGCGTGATCAACCTGGCGATCAACGCGATCCGGCGCTGA
- a CDS encoding MFS transporter, translating to MTIRSTSRRAYAAIAVSVASIALLQNLVIPVIPMIESDLHVASDAATWTMTAWLIAAAVATPLLGRIGDLRGRRTTLLAVLAVVMLGNLVAALAPNIGVLILGRVLQGAGGAVFPLAFALLREVMPPQRLTGAIGSVSALVGIGGAAGSVLAGPLSAAIGWRGLFEVALVAGAVGALLTVAWIPRSGLRTAGRLNSLSAVLLSGWLVALLLPLASGAHWGWASPVTLGMFALAAVLLAAWVISELRSAVPLVDIRMLAHRDIWPVNAAGLLIGVAVFGFWGYLPLFLEVPADTGWALGLTVQTAGLVLVPLLIGMSVAGFATGPLTRVLALRRQLVLGALLMGATVIGAVLFHSAVWQLALAGGLFGVGVGTAYAAMASIIVESVPAGSVGIATGVNANLRSIGSAIGSALMTAIVFGTLDPAGRPLERGYDVAWVTIAVLAVVAAAIVAIVPAARRRDTAPVQLPTGPQTVLADAA from the coding sequence ATGACCATCCGCTCGACCTCCCGCCGCGCCTATGCGGCCATCGCTGTGAGCGTCGCCTCGATCGCACTTCTGCAGAACCTCGTCATCCCGGTGATCCCGATGATCGAGTCCGACCTGCACGTCGCCTCCGACGCCGCGACGTGGACCATGACGGCCTGGCTCATCGCCGCCGCAGTGGCGACTCCCCTGCTCGGCCGGATCGGCGATCTGCGCGGCCGGCGCACGACGCTCCTCGCCGTGCTCGCCGTCGTGATGCTCGGCAACCTCGTCGCCGCGCTCGCCCCGAACATCGGCGTCCTCATCCTCGGTCGCGTCCTGCAGGGCGCCGGCGGTGCCGTCTTCCCACTCGCCTTCGCCCTGCTGCGCGAGGTCATGCCGCCCCAGCGCCTCACCGGTGCGATCGGCTCCGTCAGCGCCCTCGTCGGCATCGGCGGTGCCGCAGGCAGCGTGCTGGCCGGCCCCCTCTCGGCCGCGATCGGCTGGCGCGGCCTGTTCGAGGTCGCCCTCGTCGCCGGGGCTGTCGGCGCGCTGCTCACCGTCGCCTGGATCCCGCGATCGGGTCTTCGCACGGCCGGGCGCCTGAACTCGCTGTCCGCGGTGCTGTTGTCGGGCTGGCTCGTCGCCCTGCTGCTGCCGCTCGCCTCGGGTGCGCACTGGGGCTGGGCGAGCCCGGTCACGCTCGGCATGTTCGCTCTCGCTGCCGTGCTGCTCGCCGCCTGGGTGATCTCCGAGCTCCGCTCCGCGGTTCCCCTCGTCGACATCAGGATGCTCGCCCACCGCGACATCTGGCCGGTGAACGCGGCCGGCCTGCTCATCGGCGTCGCGGTGTTCGGCTTCTGGGGCTATCTTCCGCTGTTCCTCGAGGTGCCGGCCGACACCGGCTGGGCGCTCGGACTGACCGTGCAGACCGCCGGGCTGGTCCTGGTGCCGCTACTGATCGGCATGTCGGTCGCGGGCTTCGCCACCGGCCCCCTCACCCGCGTGCTGGCACTGCGCAGGCAGCTCGTGCTGGGCGCGCTGCTGATGGGCGCCACCGTGATCGGAGCCGTGCTGTTCCACTCCGCCGTGTGGCAACTCGCTCTCGCCGGAGGCCTGTTCGGCGTCGGCGTGGGCACGGCGTACGCGGCGATGGCCAGCATCATCGTCGAGAGCGTCCCTGCCGGGAGCGTCGGGATCGCGACGGGCGTGAACGCCAACCTCCGCTCGATCGGCTCCGCGATCGGCTCGGCCCTGATGACCGCGATCGTCTTCGGAACGCTCGATCCCGCCGGGCGTCCGCTCGAACGCGGCTACGACGTCGCCTGGGTCACCATCGCCGTGCTCGCCGTCGTCGCCGCCGCCATCGTCGCTATCGTCCCTGCGGCGCGCCGGCGGGACACCGCCCCGGTGCAGCTCCCCACCGGCCCGCAGACGGTCCTCGCCGACGCCGCCTGA
- a CDS encoding citrate synthase, whose translation MSTALPEKATLTVGGTTAEFPVIQPTSGAGSIDFSTLTRQTGYTGLDYGFVNTASAKSAITYIDGDKGILRYRGYPIEQIAKNCTYLEVAWLLIYGELPTPDELAGFDEQIRKHTLLHEDLKHFFQALPDNAHPMAVLSSAVAALSTYYQDHSDPANPEHVELNQIRMLAKLPVIAAYAHKKSVGQAFLYPDNSLSFVDNFLKLNFGVMSEPYELNPVMSKALELLLILHEDHEQNASTSTVRLVGSTGANQFASVSAGIQALSGPLHGGANEAVLTMLGQIRESGQSVQRFVERVKNKEQGVKLMGFGHRVYKNYDPRAKLVKEAADEVLAELGVTDPLLDLAKELEEIALADDYFKERRLYPNVDFYTGVIYKAMGFPTRMFTVLFAIGRLPGWLAQWRELQLDPQTKIGRPQQLYTGAPERSYPGA comes from the coding sequence GTGAGCACAGCTCTGCCGGAGAAGGCGACCCTCACCGTCGGCGGCACCACCGCCGAGTTCCCCGTCATCCAGCCCACTTCGGGCGCGGGGAGCATCGACTTCTCGACCCTGACCCGACAGACCGGCTACACCGGACTGGACTACGGCTTCGTGAACACCGCATCGGCGAAGTCCGCGATCACCTACATCGACGGCGACAAGGGCATCCTGCGCTACCGCGGGTACCCGATCGAGCAGATCGCGAAGAACTGCACCTACCTCGAGGTCGCCTGGCTGCTCATCTACGGCGAGCTTCCGACCCCGGACGAGCTGGCCGGCTTCGACGAGCAGATCCGCAAGCACACGCTGCTGCACGAGGATCTCAAGCACTTCTTCCAGGCGCTGCCCGACAACGCGCATCCGATGGCCGTACTTTCCTCGGCTGTGGCGGCCCTGTCGACGTACTACCAGGACCACTCCGACCCGGCCAACCCCGAGCACGTGGAGCTGAACCAGATCCGCATGCTCGCAAAGCTGCCGGTCATCGCCGCCTATGCCCACAAGAAGAGCGTCGGTCAGGCCTTCCTGTATCCCGACAACTCGCTGAGCTTCGTGGACAACTTCCTGAAGCTGAACTTCGGCGTGATGAGCGAGCCCTACGAGCTGAACCCGGTGATGTCGAAGGCCCTCGAGCTGCTGCTGATCCTGCATGAGGACCACGAGCAGAACGCCTCCACCTCGACGGTGCGCCTGGTCGGCTCCACCGGTGCGAACCAGTTCGCGTCGGTCTCGGCCGGCATCCAGGCGCTGTCCGGACCGCTGCACGGCGGCGCGAACGAGGCGGTGCTCACGATGCTCGGCCAGATCCGCGAGTCGGGGCAGAGCGTCCAGCGGTTCGTCGAGCGTGTGAAGAACAAGGAGCAGGGCGTGAAGCTGATGGGCTTCGGGCACCGGGTCTACAAGAACTACGACCCGCGCGCCAAGCTCGTCAAGGAGGCCGCCGACGAGGTGCTCGCCGAGCTCGGCGTGACCGACCCGCTGCTCGATCTGGCCAAGGAGCTGGAGGAGATCGCGCTCGCGGACGACTACTTCAAGGAGCGCCGCCTGTACCCGAACGTCGACTTCTACACCGGCGTCATCTACAAGGCGATGGGCTTCCCGACCCGCATGTTCACCGTGCTGTTCGCGATCGGCCGTCTGCCCGGCTGGCTGGCGCAGTGGCGTGAGCTGCAGCTCGACCCGCAGACCAAGATCGGCCGCCCGCAGCAGCTGTACACCGGCGCTCCGGAGCGCTCGTACCCCGGCGCCTGA
- the dapC gene encoding succinyldiaminopimelate transaminase, protein MSVRDLADYPWDAVVPFRERAARHPDGIVDLSIGSPVDPTPEVVRRALAEATDAHAYPQTVGTPALREAIVDWYARRRSVPDLSAANVLPTIGSKEFVALLPTLLGLGPGDIVVHPRIAYPTYEVGARVAGATPMPSDDPAEWPEGTRLIWVNTPGNPDGRTWTTDELAAAVARARELGAILASDECYAELGWDGPWATEQIPSVLDPRVTGGSRSGLLSVYSLSKQSNLAGYRAAFVAGCRTVISDLLTARKHLGLMPPQPVQHAMAVALGDDEHVAAQKRLYRARRDVLLPAVRRAGFRVDGSEAGLYLWATEGRDAWESMGRLADLGILAGPGPFYGGFSAEHVRLSLTAPQERIDAAAARLGTAQL, encoded by the coding sequence GTGAGCGTCCGCGACCTCGCCGACTACCCGTGGGATGCGGTCGTCCCGTTCCGCGAGCGCGCCGCGCGACATCCGGACGGCATCGTCGATCTGTCGATCGGCTCGCCGGTCGACCCCACGCCCGAGGTGGTGCGGCGAGCGCTCGCAGAGGCGACCGACGCGCATGCCTATCCGCAGACGGTCGGCACGCCGGCGCTGCGCGAGGCGATCGTGGACTGGTACGCCCGTCGCCGCAGCGTCCCGGATCTCAGTGCGGCGAATGTGCTGCCGACGATCGGCTCCAAGGAGTTCGTGGCACTGCTGCCCACGCTGCTCGGGCTCGGTCCCGGCGACATCGTGGTGCATCCGCGCATCGCCTACCCGACCTACGAGGTCGGTGCCCGTGTCGCCGGAGCGACGCCGATGCCGTCCGACGACCCGGCGGAATGGCCGGAGGGCACTCGGCTGATCTGGGTCAACACCCCGGGCAACCCGGACGGACGCACCTGGACCACCGACGAACTCGCCGCCGCGGTGGCCCGCGCGCGCGAGCTCGGAGCGATCCTGGCGAGCGACGAATGCTACGCCGAGCTGGGCTGGGACGGCCCCTGGGCCACTGAGCAGATTCCGTCGGTGCTCGACCCGCGCGTGACCGGGGGCAGCCGCTCGGGCCTGCTGAGCGTCTACTCGCTGAGCAAGCAGTCGAATCTCGCCGGATACCGTGCGGCGTTCGTCGCCGGATGCCGCACGGTGATCTCCGACCTGCTCACCGCCCGCAAGCACCTGGGGCTCATGCCGCCGCAGCCGGTGCAGCACGCCATGGCGGTGGCCCTGGGCGACGACGAGCACGTGGCAGCGCAGAAGCGGCTCTACCGCGCACGGCGCGACGTCCTGCTCCCCGCCGTGCGACGGGCCGGCTTCCGCGTCGACGGCTCGGAGGCGGGCCTGTATCTGTGGGCCACCGAAGGGCGGGATGCCTGGGAGTCGATGGGGCGTCTGGCCGATCTCGGCATCCTGGCCGGCCCGGGGCCGTTCTACGGCGGATTCTCGGCGGAGCACGTACGACTGTCGTTGACGGCGCCGCAGGAGCGGATCGACGCCGCGGCCGCGCGGCTGGGCACGGCGCAACTGTAG
- the fdxA gene encoding ferredoxin produces MTYVIALPCVDVKDRACVDECPVDCIYEGERSLYIHPDECVDCGACEPVCPVEAIYYEDDLPEEWADYYKANVEFFDEIGSPGGAAKVGVIHHDHPVIAALPPQGE; encoded by the coding sequence GTGACGTATGTGATCGCCCTGCCCTGTGTCGACGTGAAGGATCGCGCCTGCGTCGACGAATGCCCTGTCGATTGCATCTACGAGGGCGAGCGCTCGCTGTACATCCATCCCGACGAGTGCGTGGACTGCGGCGCCTGCGAGCCGGTGTGCCCGGTCGAGGCGATCTACTACGAGGACGACCTGCCCGAGGAGTGGGCGGACTACTACAAGGCCAACGTCGAGTTCTTCGACGAGATCGGCTCCCCGGGCGGTGCGGCCAAGGTCGGCGTCATCCACCACGACCACCCGGTCATCGCAGCGCTTCCCCCTCAGGGCGAGTAG
- a CDS encoding histidinol dehydrogenase — protein sequence MPHWISRGLSWLAAAVVGAVYGVAATIAHSFTWGPVPVGMILGAIACAALLIALRALTRDRWAALAAGLGMLALIFVISQRGPGGSVIVPNTPLGQIWTFLVGAIVLLVVAFPDLSKLRTTSARPETEPDRS from the coding sequence GTGCCCCACTGGATCTCCCGCGGCCTGTCCTGGCTCGCCGCCGCCGTCGTCGGCGCGGTGTACGGCGTCGCCGCGACCATCGCGCACAGCTTCACCTGGGGCCCCGTCCCGGTCGGTATGATCCTCGGCGCGATCGCCTGCGCGGCGCTGCTGATCGCGTTGCGCGCTCTCACGCGCGACCGCTGGGCGGCGCTCGCCGCCGGGCTCGGCATGCTCGCGCTGATCTTCGTCATCTCGCAGCGCGGCCCGGGTGGATCGGTGATCGTGCCGAACACCCCGCTCGGTCAGATCTGGACCTTCCTGGTCGGTGCGATCGTGCTGCTGGTGGTCGCCTTCCCCGATCTCTCGAAGCTCCGCACGACGTCCGCACGACCCGAGACGGAGCCGGATCGGTCGTAG
- a CDS encoding AzlD domain-containing protein: MSVWSAVLLAACICVALKAFGYLIPAKVMDAPRPARISDLLTVALLAALVAVQTLGAGQAVVVDARVPAVLVAAGLLWLRQSFLVVVVAAALVAAVLRMLGWAA, translated from the coding sequence ATGAGCGTGTGGAGCGCCGTGCTGCTCGCGGCGTGCATCTGCGTCGCGCTGAAGGCGTTCGGGTACCTGATCCCGGCGAAGGTCATGGACGCGCCCCGCCCGGCGCGCATCTCGGATCTGCTGACGGTCGCGCTGCTGGCCGCCCTGGTCGCGGTGCAGACGCTCGGCGCCGGGCAGGCCGTCGTCGTCGATGCCCGGGTGCCCGCGGTGCTGGTGGCCGCCGGGCTGCTCTGGCTGCGTCAGTCGTTCCTCGTCGTCGTCGTCGCCGCCGCACTCGTCGCGGCGGTGCTGCGGATGCTGGGCTGGGCGGCCTGA
- a CDS encoding AzlC family ABC transporter permease, translating into MRSTDRTPVRERSAEVWREGLGVAIATSAYGISFGALAVAAGLDVWQACVLSLVMFTGGSQFAFIGVFASGGVAALPAAIASAGLLGVRNVAYGMRISPIIGSGFRRRAAAAQFTIDESTAVAISQDDPRLARLGFWVTGLGIYLGWNATTLVGALLGDVLGDPRAWGLDAAAAAAFLALLWPRLKQRQAIVVGVAAAVVAAALTPALMPGLPVLVAAVVAIVVGWFNWLGRDEKRAAEEVT; encoded by the coding sequence ATGCGTTCGACAGATCGAACACCGGTGCGCGAGCGATCCGCGGAGGTGTGGCGGGAGGGCCTGGGCGTCGCGATCGCCACCAGTGCCTACGGCATCTCCTTCGGCGCGCTCGCCGTGGCGGCCGGCCTCGACGTCTGGCAGGCGTGCGTGCTGAGCCTGGTGATGTTCACCGGCGGCTCGCAGTTCGCGTTCATCGGCGTGTTCGCCTCCGGGGGAGTGGCCGCGCTGCCGGCTGCGATCGCCTCCGCGGGTCTGCTCGGCGTGCGCAACGTGGCCTACGGGATGAGGATCTCGCCGATCATCGGCTCCGGGTTCCGGCGCCGGGCCGCCGCTGCGCAGTTCACCATCGACGAGTCCACCGCGGTCGCGATCTCGCAGGACGATCCGCGTCTGGCGCGGCTCGGCTTCTGGGTCACCGGCCTCGGGATCTACCTGGGCTGGAACGCCACCACGCTGGTGGGCGCGCTGCTGGGCGATGTCCTCGGCGATCCGCGCGCCTGGGGCCTGGATGCGGCGGCGGCCGCCGCGTTCCTCGCGCTGCTGTGGCCCCGGCTCAAGCAGCGGCAGGCGATCGTCGTCGGCGTCGCCGCTGCCGTGGTCGCGGCGGCGCTCACGCCCGCGCTGATGCCCGGGCTCCCCGTCCTGGTCGCAGCGGTCGTCGCGATCGTGGTCGGCTGGTTCAACTGGCTGGGCCGTGACGAGAAGCGCGCCGCGGAGGAGGTCACATGA
- a CDS encoding helix-turn-helix domain-containing protein, with protein MDDLRERIARALRREREASGISVSELARRAGISKATVSQLESGAGNPSVETLWALGDALGIPFATLVEERASAPRLIRADEHAGVPSAAAPYVATLLSACPPGARRDIYIIQAEPGEPRRSLPHHQGTTEHVVLLSGSARLGPSDADGAAASGRLHLLPRRRRARVRGSRTGTSAVLLSELR; from the coding sequence ATGGACGATCTGCGCGAACGCATCGCCAGGGCGCTGCGCCGAGAGCGCGAGGCATCCGGCATCTCGGTGTCGGAGCTGGCTCGCCGCGCCGGAATCTCGAAGGCGACCGTGTCACAGCTCGAGAGCGGCGCGGGCAATCCCAGCGTCGAGACGCTGTGGGCGCTCGGCGACGCCCTCGGCATCCCGTTCGCCACGCTCGTCGAGGAGCGCGCCAGCGCGCCGCGGCTCATCCGCGCCGACGAGCACGCCGGCGTCCCGTCCGCCGCCGCCCCCTACGTCGCGACGCTGCTCTCGGCGTGCCCGCCGGGCGCCCGCCGAGACATCTACATCATCCAGGCCGAGCCCGGCGAGCCACGGCGCTCACTCCCCCATCATCAGGGCACGACCGAGCACGTCGTGCTGCTCAGCGGATCGGCCCGCCTCGGACCGTCGGATGCCGACGGAGCTGCTGCATCCGGGCGACTACATCTCCTACCCCGGCGACGCCGCGCACGTGTTCGAGGCTCTCGAACCGGGACCAGCGCCGTCCTGCTCAGCGAGCTGCGCTGA
- a CDS encoding phospholipase produces the protein MLHAPTTRASRRAAAMARAHADVTTRQPIALGIAVAVLAVAVTAGTASAAAAAEGDAARPVTVSTFAAGAPDATASAGTSGADVRIEAVSTLRDAQDALRDAQAATLEVATANLPLDPKGRTAVDTSELAAGITSLATTEGSAGLRIVLGTEGVAEDTASTVAQTTELRKALDVAKQKKAAADAAAKKAAEARKKAAAAAAALARNNTPAGAKATARAMMSSRYGWGGDQFSCLSSLWTKESGWNYKAYNNNGGATGIPQALPGSKMAAAGSDWRTNAATQISWGLDYIKRAYGTPCSAWGHSQAVNWY, from the coding sequence ATGCTCCATGCCCCTACCACCCGTGCGTCCCGACGCGCCGCCGCCATGGCGCGCGCGCACGCCGACGTCACCACCCGGCAGCCGATCGCCCTCGGCATCGCCGTCGCCGTTCTGGCCGTCGCCGTGACCGCAGGCACGGCCTCGGCCGCTGCCGCCGCAGAAGGCGACGCCGCGCGCCCGGTCACGGTCTCGACGTTCGCCGCCGGCGCGCCGGACGCCACGGCCTCGGCGGGCACCTCTGGGGCCGATGTCAGGATCGAAGCGGTCAGCACCCTCCGCGACGCCCAGGATGCGCTGAGGGACGCCCAGGCCGCGACCCTCGAGGTCGCGACCGCGAACCTGCCGCTCGACCCGAAGGGCAGGACCGCGGTCGACACCAGTGAGCTCGCCGCGGGGATCACCTCGCTCGCGACCACCGAGGGCAGCGCGGGGCTGCGGATCGTGCTCGGCACGGAGGGCGTCGCCGAGGACACCGCGAGCACCGTTGCGCAGACCACCGAGCTGCGCAAGGCGCTCGACGTCGCCAAGCAGAAGAAGGCCGCGGCGGATGCTGCCGCGAAGAAGGCGGCCGAGGCCAGGAAGAAGGCGGCTGCTGCCGCCGCGGCACTGGCCCGCAACAACACCCCTGCGGGCGCGAAGGCCACGGCCAGGGCGATGATGTCGAGCCGGTACGGTTGGGGCGGCGACCAGTTCTCCTGCCTCTCCTCGCTGTGGACCAAGGAGTCCGGCTGGAACTACAAGGCGTACAACAACAACGGCGGCGCGACCGGCATCCCGCAGGCACTGCCCGGCAGCAAGATGGCGGCGGCCGGCAGCGACTGGCGCACCAACGCGGCCACGCAGATCTCGTGGGGGCTGGACTACATCAAGCGCGCGTACGGCACGCCGTGCAGCGCGTGGGGTCACTCCCAGGCCGTGAACTGGTACTGA
- the typA gene encoding translational GTPase TypA, with protein sequence MAHALRPDLRNVAIVAHVDHGKTTLVDAMLRQTGSFGEHAHVEERAMDSNDLEREKGITILAKNTAITYNGAHTDAPVTINVVDTPGHADFGGEVERALSMVDGVVLLVDASEGPLPQTRFVLRKALEAKLPVILLVNKTDRPDARIAEVEEEAHDLLLGLASDLVDDVPDLDVDALLDVPVVYASGRAGAASANRPENGALPDNDDLEPLFEAILKHVPAPAYDDEAPLQAWVTNLDSSPFLGRLALLRVFNGTLKKGQTVAWVRHDGSHANARVTELLMTKALDRYPAESAGPGDIVAIAGFDDITIGETIADPEDVRPLPAIHVDDPAISMTIGTNTSPLVGKVKGHKLTARMVKDRLDRELIGNVSLKVVDVGRPDAWEVQGRGELALAILVENMRREGFELTVGKPQVVTRRNEHGKVTEPFEHLTIDAPEEYLGAITQLLAARKGRMEGMSNHGTGWVRMEFVVPSRGLIGFRTEFMSVTRGTGIANAISHGYDEWAGQIVARASGSIVADRAGVVTPFAMMALQERMSFFVNPTEEVYEGMVVGENTRADDMDVNITKEKKLTNMRSSTADELERLTPPRQLSLEESLEFARDDECVEVTPEKVRIRKVILDQTIRARETARLKRQDSGA encoded by the coding sequence ATGGCGCACGCCCTCCGCCCGGACCTCCGCAACGTCGCAATCGTCGCTCACGTCGACCACGGCAAGACCACGCTCGTCGACGCGATGCTCCGTCAGACCGGCTCGTTCGGCGAGCACGCGCACGTCGAGGAGCGCGCGATGGACTCGAACGACCTCGAGCGCGAGAAAGGCATCACGATCCTCGCCAAGAACACGGCGATCACCTACAACGGCGCGCACACCGACGCGCCGGTCACGATCAACGTCGTCGACACCCCCGGCCACGCAGACTTCGGCGGCGAGGTCGAGCGCGCGCTGTCGATGGTCGACGGCGTGGTGCTGCTGGTCGACGCCAGCGAGGGCCCGCTGCCGCAGACCCGCTTCGTGCTGCGCAAGGCGCTCGAGGCGAAGCTGCCCGTCATCCTGCTGGTCAACAAGACCGACCGTCCCGACGCCCGCATCGCCGAGGTCGAGGAGGAGGCGCACGACCTGCTGCTGGGCCTGGCGTCCGACCTCGTCGACGACGTGCCCGACCTCGACGTGGACGCGCTTCTCGACGTGCCGGTGGTGTACGCGTCCGGCCGCGCCGGAGCGGCATCCGCGAACCGTCCCGAGAACGGCGCACTCCCCGACAACGACGATCTCGAACCGCTGTTCGAGGCGATCCTGAAGCACGTCCCGGCGCCGGCCTACGACGACGAGGCGCCGCTGCAGGCCTGGGTCACCAACCTCGACTCCAGCCCGTTCCTCGGCCGTCTCGCTCTGCTGCGCGTCTTCAACGGCACGCTGAAGAAGGGGCAGACGGTCGCCTGGGTGCGTCACGACGGCTCGCACGCGAACGCCCGCGTCACCGAGCTGCTCATGACGAAGGCGCTCGACCGGTACCCGGCCGAGTCCGCCGGTCCCGGTGACATCGTCGCTATCGCCGGATTCGACGACATCACCATCGGCGAGACCATCGCCGACCCCGAGGACGTGCGTCCGCTGCCCGCGATCCACGTCGACGACCCGGCCATCTCGATGACCATCGGCACCAACACCTCGCCGCTGGTCGGCAAGGTCAAGGGGCACAAGCTCACCGCGCGCATGGTGAAGGACCGCCTCGACCGCGAGCTGATCGGCAACGTGTCGCTCAAGGTCGTCGACGTGGGTCGTCCCGATGCCTGGGAGGTGCAGGGCCGTGGCGAGCTGGCGCTGGCCATCCTGGTCGAGAACATGCGCCGCGAGGGCTTCGAGCTCACCGTGGGCAAGCCGCAGGTGGTCACCCGCCGCAACGAGCACGGCAAGGTCACCGAGCCCTTCGAGCACCTCACGATCGACGCCCCCGAGGAGTATCTCGGTGCGATCACCCAGCTGCTGGCCGCGCGCAAGGGACGCATGGAGGGCATGAGCAACCACGGCACCGGCTGGGTGCGCATGGAGTTCGTCGTCCCCTCCCGTGGTCTCATCGGCTTCCGCACCGAGTTCATGTCCGTCACCCGTGGCACCGGCATCGCCAACGCGATCTCGCACGGCTACGACGAGTGGGCCGGACAGATCGTGGCCCGGGCATCCGGTTCGATCGTCGCCGACCGTGCCGGCGTCGTGACGCCGTTCGCGATGATGGCGCTGCAGGAGCGCATGAGCTTCTTCGTGAACCCGACCGAAGAGGTCTACGAGGGCATGGTCGTCGGCGAGAACACGCGCGCCGACGATATGGACGTGAACATCACCAAGGAGAAGAAGCTCACGAACATGCGCTCCTCCACCGCGGACGAGCTGGAGCGCCTCACCCCGCCGCGCCAGCTGTCGCTCGAGGAGAGCCTGGAGTTCGCCCGCGACGACGAATGCGTCGAGGTGACGCCCGAGAAGGTGCGCATCCGCAAGGTGATTCTGGATCAGACGATCCGCGCCCGCGAGACGGCCCGCCTGAAGCGCCAGGACTCAGGCGCCTGA
- a CDS encoding CPBP family intramembrane glutamic endopeptidase yields the protein MGGVNRVASSRSRLWWEIAIVLALGLGQSAIYAIVQLVYRLTDSTPLADQTATLNPSRSDREVFDLIYQVLGIGFGVVPVLLVCFLLWQDRRPHLGRLGLDGTRVGGDTGRGILLVLVIGIPGIGLYLTGRALGWFVAVDPGGLAAHWWTVPVLLLSAARASIQEEFVVLGYLFARLRQLGWGTWSIILSTSILRASYHLYQGPGAFVGNLAMGLLFGWLFSRSGRLLPFLVAHFLIDATAFVGYPWAAATWPALFGLPG from the coding sequence ATCGGTGGCGTGAACCGCGTCGCCTCATCACGGTCCCGCCTGTGGTGGGAGATCGCCATCGTTCTCGCGCTCGGCCTGGGCCAGTCGGCGATCTACGCCATCGTCCAGCTGGTCTACCGGCTCACCGACTCGACCCCGCTGGCCGACCAGACCGCGACGCTGAATCCGTCGCGCAGTGACCGTGAGGTGTTCGACCTCATCTACCAGGTGCTGGGCATCGGCTTCGGCGTCGTGCCGGTGCTCCTCGTGTGCTTCCTGCTCTGGCAGGATCGTCGCCCGCACCTGGGCAGGCTGGGGCTGGACGGCACACGGGTCGGCGGGGACACCGGTCGCGGCATCCTGCTGGTGCTGGTGATCGGCATCCCCGGGATCGGCCTGTACCTCACCGGTCGCGCCCTCGGCTGGTTCGTGGCGGTGGACCCGGGCGGCCTCGCCGCGCACTGGTGGACGGTCCCGGTCCTGCTGCTCTCGGCCGCACGCGCCTCGATCCAGGAGGAGTTCGTGGTGCTCGGCTACCTCTTCGCCCGGCTGCGCCAGCTGGGCTGGGGCACCTGGTCGATCATTCTCTCGACCAGCATCCTGCGCGCCAGCTATCACCTGTACCAGGGCCCCGGCGCGTTCGTCGGGAACCTCGCGATGGGCCTGCTGTTCGGATGGCTGTTCTCGCGCTCGGGGCGACTGCTGCCGTTCCTCGTGGCGCACTTCCTGATCGACGCGACCGCATTCGTCGGGTACCCCTGGGCCGCCGCGACATGGCCCGCTCTGTTCGGCCTACCCGGCTGA